CAAACGGTTTGCAGATCCTTGGCTTGCCATTCTTCCAGCCACCGTGTTTCGGAACACACAGGACACGGCCCCGCAAAGACCCTGCCGACGCTGCACGTGATTTACACGGCCGAGcgggcggctcgagcgtcgtcAGCGCCTAACACCAACATGGCGGACGAGCAGCCTGTCCCCAAGCCCGAAGCGGCTGAGCAGCTGAACATCAAGGTGAAGGACGCCGACGGCAACGAGGTATTCTTCAAGGTCAAGCGGACTACCAAGCTCTCGAAGCTGAAGCGCGCGTACGCCGAGCGTATGGGCAAGCCCGAGAACAGCGTGCGCTTCATCTTTGATGGCCAGCGCATCGGTGACGAAGACACGGCGGACTCGGTACGTATCCCAGCTAATCCAGCTCGACATGAACGACCAGGATGAAATTGATGCAATgatcgagcagctcggcggtTGGTAGACTACAAAATTTGATCCAGCACTTGGTCCATCGCAGGGTCGGCCTGCTTGggggcgcgctgccgcgcacgctggtCGCGCACATCGTGGTAGactggcgcgcgctgctggaaCGTGAACGTGTCCTGCGCGGGCTCCTGGGGGAGGCCACGCTGCACACGGCGCTCCTCTTTCTCGCGCTGGATACGCGAACGTTCGACCTTGCGTAGATagtcgcgctgctcgtgggcagactgcgcgagctccatacgcagccgtgcggcgtgggcggcacgctcaTGCGCTGGGTCAGGTGGGGGGACGTACACATTTGCTCGATGAGCATCGGCCACCGGAAGCCTTTCAGATACTTCATCGTCCATACATCGTCTTTCCAGCGGTTCGCCACGCGCGAACCAGTCTGCGACTTGCGGGAGGAGTGCGCGCTCCCGGCAAGCGAGCCGATCGGCTGCGCATTCATCATCTCGGCGGcagtgcgcgcgacgcgtttCGAAAGGTACTCGATCCAGCCCTCGGAAAAGTgcgtcgtgccgcgcttgcgcttcttttcTTTCTCCTTGTCTTTGGGTTGGAGATAGATGCGGCCTACCTCGCCAAACTGCGAAAAGATATGGCGCACCTTGGCAGGCGTCATGCCCGGGGGGATGCGACTCACATAGACAATGCCTCGCTTTTGCTGCTTTTTGGCATAAGACTCGAGCGATTCGGCAGTAAGGACGGGCTGATGGGTGTTGGactcgatctcgtcgagTGTGCGTTGGCGGTCGTtggcgtcgtcgtcgttgGCGTTTGCGCTGTCGTCGTCATCCTCGACCTCTTGACCCTCGTCTTGCTCGTCCTCACCTTGCTCGTCCTTATCCtcatcgtcctcgtcctcgtcctcgtcttcctctCCCCCGTCTTCCTCATCCTCTTCCTCATCCTCTCTGTCGTCCTCTTCTTtctcttcctcctcctcttcctctaCCGGCACAGCACGCCGGCCCTCGCCTTTCCTCCCCTCCTTCTTTTCTCCTACGCGCACACGCTTCGCAGCCTTCCCTTTGTCGCTCTCTGCCCACTTCGACATGTCGaagcgcgcatcgcgcacaGGCGCTGGATTAGGGCGTGGCATGATCAAAAAAACGATGTGGAGTCCACGTGGAAACTTCTTCGCCACCGACCTCCAATGGGCTTGTCCTACTATGATGAAATTGAGCTAGAGGACATGGAGTTTGACGAGGCGAAGCAGGTCTTCCACTACCCCTGCCCCTGTGGCGACCGCTTCGAAATCACTCCAGCTCAgctccgcgacgaggaagaTATCGCGCGGTGTCCAAGCTGCACCCTCATCATCCGCATCATTTACGATCCTGTACGTCCCTtttctgacgcagctcgacctgGAATAGCCGTACACGCGCTGTTCGGTCATAGATACCCAATCGATCTTCGATTTCTGTACTATTTACTGGGGAATTCGCCCGGCAGGTCCGGCAGGTGGctctcctcgtcctccacCTCCTCGACGGACGCGCTGGGCACACTCTGCTGCGACGTGCGCTTCGAGGGCGCCGATTTACTCGTCGACACGTCCTCCGCGCCCGACACGAACGAGGTCGCGGGCGACTCACTCGCGTCCTTGTTCACAATACGCACGACACTGCTCGACTTGGGCATCGcgcgcggacgcggcggcggcagctcgtcgtcgtcccactcgtcgtcctgcgcggcaTTGCGCACAGGCGTTGAGGTCGCCACCGGCTTGCTCGGTTTGCTCGGCTcatgcaccgcgccgacgggCTGCGAAcgcacctcgtccttgCTTTCGGCCGCCGGCACCTGGCTTGCCGTagccggcgcctcggaggcgctcgtcgtagACTTTTCCGCCATCTTGGAcatgctcgcgctcggcgtaaagcccgcgagcgccgtcgtcgacgtcgcccaGGGGTTCGCAGCCGTCAGCGGCGAACGCGCCTTGGTATGCGTCGGAGACGTAAAGGGGTtagccgacgtcggcgcgctcttgTCCTGTGCCGGctccgcctgctcggccagcgcctcggcggggctcgtcgcgacgctggGGCGCGTACGCACGCTGAGGGGCTCCCACgacgtgcgctgctcggaGCCATTGCTCGACGAACGCGAGACAATGTgctgcgacgagcgcgaggagatCGTCTTGATGCTTGGCTCTCGCGCAGGGCCGAGGCTGGGGGCACCGTCCTCttcggtgcgcgacgcaaacacgcggctcgacgagcgggGCACGTcgggctcctcgtccttggcacgcggcgcaagcaACGTCTCGGAGCCTTGCGACGAGAGCCACGCCATGCTGggctgcgtgcgcatgcGGCTGACGGACGACGAGACCGGCAAGTTGGCCATCGACGCGGACGGCGTAAagccggcgagcggcatGTTGGACCCGGGGAACGGCGCCTggacgagcggcggcgagctcgcgtcgagcgccagtGCACTCGCACGCGACACGTCGTCaatgctcgccgaggtgtCCGGCACCGAGACGTAgcccgacgtcggcgcgtaGCTCACGTCGGCGCTCTCGTTGTTGTACGGCatcgtctcgagcgcaaggccggcgcggaagaaggcctcctcgtcggggtCCATCTCGTCATCGTCCTCCTGAGGCAACTCCGACTGCTGGACCGACGAcggctcacgcagcgcggccgtcTGCCAGGGCTTTGTCTCGGCCGTCGgggccgacggcgcagcggaCGGGGCGTACCGGTCGGCGGGCACAAAGACGGCCGAGTCGTCCTTGGGCGCGAAGTGATCGGCAGGCACGAAAGGAGGCTCGATCTTGGGTGCAGGCACAGCGTCGGCCGTCGCTTGGGGTGCGTAGCGCGTAGCGGGGTCAAAGTCGGACTCCTTCGGCATGTAGCGATCCGCAGGCTCAGCGTCCGACGCCTTGGGAGCGTAGCGATCGGCCAGTACAGAGTCGGTGGGCTCGTCGGTGGActtcggcacgctcggggCCGTACTCGCGTCCTTGGGCGTGTATTGGTCGAGATtggcgtgcggcgtgctgccggcgagcgccgttTTAGGGACGGTAGGCTCGTCCTTGGTggccggctcggcgctgggcACGGTCGACGGACGGCCGCTGGGCAagtcgcgcaggtcgaTGTCTTCGAGGAtcctgctgcggcgccagTGCGCAGGCCCGAGACtaggcgcaggcgccggcaccGGGCTGTCGTCGAGGATCGACTCATAggcgggcgcaggcgcctcgaacgacgtcgtcgcggcTTCCACATACATCGACACGTTCGACACGTccgccgcatcgtccgcggcacgcgccggaATGGGCTCTTCAGGGGGGTGcgaagacgacgacggcaGCTCCATCGACTCTTCGGGGATCATGGCCGGAATATCCGCCTCTGGCCAACGTCCCGAGTTCGGAGGGGTGGCGCGGATCGGCTGCGCCCACGGCATGGTCCACGTACCTGACGCGCCGGTCGCATCCGTGAAACCGGCGAGGGCGGGCGCAGGaccgtcgcgcgacgtcgacgtggGGATCTTGAACGTCGCCTGCGACTCTTTGCGGGGCGAGCGGCGGGGGAAGCTCGGCGTGGGGTAGGTAGGCTCGTTCGTCGGTGGCGACGAAGTAGCACTGCCAGCGGGTGCCACCGGTGTATTAAAGGAAGTGAAAGGCGCCTGGCCGTTGGCAGGGGAAGCTCCGACGGCAGGAGATGTGCCGACGGCAGAAGTGCCAACGGCAGGCGAGGTGCCAACGGCAGGAGAAGCGCCAACAGCAGGAGAAGCGCCAACAGCAGGAGAAGCGCCAACAGCAGGAGAAGCGCCAACGGCAGGAGAAGCGCCAACAGCAGGCGCACCGACAGCGGGCGTAGCAGACACGGGGGTGCCCATCGCCGTCGACGTACTAAaaggcgacgtacccaCGGCAGGCGACGTACCCACGGCAGGCGACGTGCCAGCCGAGCGGCTGACGACCGGCGACGCACCAGTCTGCGAGCTGACCGAGCTGGGGCGGCCCGTGCTCGTAATGTaactcggcgtcgagcccACCGGCGGGCCCATGAACccaagcggcgcgaggccctTGGGCAGCGCGGGCatgcgcggctcggcggaCTCGGCCTTGCTTgccggcgcgtccggcgcagcgaccggctcggccgccgagcggatcgacggcggcttggcgctcggcgccggcgtctcggGCACGGTTGCCGGCGGAAGGACCGTCTGTGCctgcgcgctcgacaccgAAGCCGGCGACTTGGCCGCCGGTGTTGCGGTCTCTGGCAGGACCGTCTGCGGCATTGCGCCCGGGATCGCCGGCGACTCGCTCgggagcgccttggcgtgcAGGGCCGGCGAGTCGCCCGGCTGCATCTTGGAAAcgagcgcgggcgactcctgcgcaaagaccgtgctcggcaccgccggcgacgTCCTCGTCTGGCCCTGCGTCGAGCTGGGCGCAACGATCGGCGAAGTCTctggcagcggcgcgctgttGCGCCatggcgaggcgcgcgcgctcgtggGGCGCGCAAAGTTGGACACGGGCCCCGAGAATTGGCTCGAGGCGACCGACGACGGGCTCATGTGTGTGTCCATGTAcaccgtcgcgcggcgcgactcGGGGTCCGGCGAGATGTGCGAGAGCGCCGGCGAGTACGCTGTGATCGAGGCAAGACTCGCCGAGACGTCCTCACCACCCGCCCACGGGCCGAGGAAGATGGGCGAGCCGCCGGTCGGGCCGGACGGCAGCGCGGGAGgactcgaggcgcgcacggacgTGTCGTGCGTcgtgtcgagcggcgcctcgctcgcgagcgacgtctcggcctgcggcggcagcttgggcggcggcacgcggtTGACCTTGGAGTATGTCGAGCCGGCTGGGCTtgcggcgcccgacgcgcggcgtgcggaaAGGGCCGGCGACTTGGGCGTGAAGGCctgcggcgagccgcgcgaggccggGCGGCCCGACTCGggcagcgtcggcgtgcgctcccACGCCTCGAGGGACGGCGAGGTGCCGGCGGCCTTGTTGCCGCCGGTCAGACCCTCGCGGGCCTtgtcggcgccgtgcgctaCGCCCGTGCCAGCCGCACcggccgtggccgcggcgccagcgcccgcagcgccgaccgcgccgacggccgcgccgccgaggccaccGAGGCCGGTGCGCGGATCCACGCCGTGCACCGGCGTGACGTGCGTCGGGTTCGGCTGCGTCGGGCGGCCAAAGTTTTCGTCAaaggccgccggcggcgagtgGGGCGAGCggggcgagcgcaggccACGCACGCTCTGCTTGCCTTTGAGGATCCAGTTCGAGCCGCGGTTGCGCAGGTTGCCCAGCAggccggcgcccgcgcgcggTGACGTCGGCTCCTGCGGCGAGGCCGGCTGCGTGGCCTGCGTCGACTGCGTGGCCTGTGCCGgctgcgcgggcgacgGGCGTGCCGTCTCGACCCCCTGGGGCATCACGGGCGAGACTGCGGCCGGCTCGGGGCGCGGCTGCACGATGCCCGTGCGCCCTTCGGCATGGTCCCCTTGCGAAGTGTTGCGGCTCTGCTgcgtgctcgtgcgcggcgccttgcCAAACGTCGTGTGGGGAAGCGACTGAAGCAGCGGGCTCCACGGCTTCGGCGAGCGCCCttcgggcgacgcgggccGTGGCGGCACAAACGGCGCGGTGAACatggtgcgcagcgagcgcttGCTGTCCTTTGCACGgggcgccgcctcgtcgtgctcgtcgtgccTGCGCGGGATCAGGCTcgcgaggccggcgcgcgtacgGTGCGGCTtcgacggcgcgtgcgcctcgggcagGTGCTCCTTCAGGCGGCTGGGGTCCGTCGAGTTGGGCGCTtgctcgggctcgggctcgggctccgcgatgcgcacggccgtAGTCGCCGCGGGCTTGGGcacgggcgccgccgcgcgctcgagcgccgccgcgggcACGGGCTccaccgcgcgctcgggctGCTCCTTTTCGACGCGgctcggctcgggctcggcctGCCACAGGCCAATGACGGGGTGGCTTGTAGACTCCTctgcgccgtgcgtgccgtgcgccgtTTCGGGGCGGCTCGCCTGCTCGTACGCGTCGtacgcgtcgtgcgccgtcTCGGGGCGGCTCGCCTGTTCGTACGCCTCGTACGTCTCGTACGCGTCGTTCGCCGCATCGGCAGGCGGTGCGGGCGTGAGCACGACCTGCGGCTGCaccggcacggcggccgcacggGTCTGCTCGCCGGAAGtgcccggcgcgacgccgcccggAGGCTCGTGCGAGGGGTGTGTGCCAGGCTCGTGCGAAGCTTGCGTGgtgcgctcctcgggcGCTACGGCCTGCGtggtgcgctgctcctgcGCATAGGCCTGCGTGCGGGGCTCGGGGGCGTATGCCTGCGTGCGGGGCTCGGGGACATATGCCTGCGTACGGGGCTCGGGGACGTATGCCTGTGCCCGCGGCGTGTCCTGCGTGGCGTGCGCcccctgcggcgcacggtgcaCGACCGCGACCGTGGACGAGGGCGCAAGTCCTGCGCGCACCATGCGGAACTGGttgagcttgcgcagcatcggCAGCGAGTGGCGGTACGTGCGCCCCcgcgtgtcgagctcggcgcggtacGCGTCCGGGACGAATTCCTCGACGACGAACCAAGCGCCTGGCGAGGTGTGCTCGCCCGGGATCGAGTTCGCCGTGTCGTCAGCGGCCGACGGCATCGGGAGCGACATGTTTGCCAGCGAGTCGTCCGCGTGCACGCCCGGAGTGCGGCAGATCTGCACCACGGCAAAGTTTgcgcgccggtgcacgccctcgtcgcggtTGCTCCATCCGTTCCCAATCAGGTAATCTGCCCAGACCTCGGGGAACATTTCGTCGACGGCCATCGGTGCGCCCGCCTGCGACTCGGTGCTGTACGGGAATgcgagcgactcgccgcCAAAGACGTGCGAATCGTTCCTCGGGAGTTTCTGCGCCTGCAtctcgacgacgtgcggcgcgcgcttcgcctcgtcgtgcagctcctcgtcgaagCGCATGACCCAGTCCCAGCGCGTCTCGTCCGCATTCGACGGCTCGAAGCCCTGCTCCTCGAACTGGTACCAGTGCATGctctgcacgcgctccatgcgcgagcggcggtcctgctcgcgcaggtcaAACGAGAGGCGCGacgtgtcgagctcgtcaaaGCCGTCGTAGGTAAACTCGCTCcagcgctgcgtcgcaaACGTCGAAAAGgcctcctcgcgcggcgcctggcggggccggcgcacgcggcgcgtcgcgccgacgttgagcagcttgcgcgtgcgctccgcgaggtcgatcggcgcgtcgctcacgccgccgtcgagcgcagaGAGCAGTGCAGGGCTCGGCCACTGCACCGTGTCGTGCACGAGATCGCGCGCGTACTCGCGCACCTGGCGCGTGACGGGCGTCACGGGGATCGTGCGCACaaatgcgctgctcgactcgACGTTGCTCGCGAGCAGGCGGGGGTAGTCGCGGATGTGCTTCAGCAGGCGGCGGGGCAACAGctccggcgagcgcgccatcGACGCGTGGAAGCGCATAAACGCAAGCAGGATGTGCTCGGTCGCATTGCTCGCGCGCACAAACTGCGCATAGGTCTCGTGGAACGGCGCGTCCTCCGGCAAGCCAAaaaagagcgcgccgaAAATGCGCGCAATCTTGGACGGAGTCATGCCGTTGTGGCGGCTGTGCGTCGCGACTGTCGCGAAAAagtcgagcaggagctccaggaggcgcgcgaccggcgcctcgagcgcctgtgTCAGCTGCGCATAGGCCTGGGGCTGGTAGTTTTCACGGcgctcacgctcgcgccaggcggcgtACGCCGACCACGGCACAAAGCCGTGCTCCTGCAGCAGAACAAGATCGGTGAGGGGCGTGGCGTGCACTGCATCCtctggcgcaggccgctCCGCGACGACGCACCCGATCCGCGCGAGGACCCACTTGAGGAGCGCCACGAGATTGTACACACTCGCAAACTGCAGCTCCTCTGCAaacgcctgcgccgccgtcgggtccgcctcgtcggccgcgccgtaggtcgccagcagcgcacgcaccagCTTCGTGCTGCCCGCGGCCGACAGATCGACGGCCATCGAGCTCAGCaagagcggcgcatcgtaGCCGTGCACGCGGATCTGCGCGAGGATGCGGGCGACGAccggcagcgcctcttcgaCATCCATAGGGTGCTCCCACGCAACGCCCGTGTATCCATACAGCGTCACGGGGTCAAtgtgcggcgcctcgagcacgcgcactGGACggtcctgcgccggcgcagtgCTCGAGGgggcggtgctcgccgcggcggctgccggagcgcgctgcggcgcgtcgtccgcaGGCACACGCATGACACGCGACGTAGGATCACGCTCGCCTtctgcgcgctgcgcaatcGCGTCCTGCGAGGCGCCCTTGGGCAGACGCGGCAGCGGGCGGTCCTGGTCGAACTGGGGGCTGGGCTGTGACACCTCGGGAGAGCCCCCAAAGTCTGTGTCTTGGTTTGCAGCAATCCATGCCATTGCTGGCGAGAGTTGTGATTGCATGAAGGCCGTCTCACCGCCAGGCGGCGATCCGGACGTCGTCATTACTAGCCAcgctcgctcgaggaaTCGCGTCGCAAAGCCGGGCGAGAGCGTCGGTCAACACTACAGGTGCATGCGCCCAATCAGAAGCAACGTGGAACTCCACATGCACCGGCGACGCCTCGGCATGGGCCGTGCAGCGGCTCAAAAAATGCGTGGAGGCCCAGGCGGCGCCCGGGCCTGGTCGTGGGGCGCTATTTAGTACAGCACGAGCTTGCACGGCTCCTTGCGCCGGAACGcgtcgcggagcgcgccTTCGCTCAGGAGCGCGacaagcgcgtcgtgcgtctCGGGCGTGTCAAAGATGGTGCGCATCTTGGCATCGGTCCACGAGTGGTCGACGACAACCGCGGCGAGATGCTcagtgcgcagcgcgctgcgctccagCAGCTGCTGGATGCGGTGCGGTGTGCCGACGgcaagcggcgcagggtgctcggcaaggtgcgcgacctgctcgtcgaccttgaAATggcgcgcaaagagcttggcgacgcccgcgccgcctttgtcgtcgctcgcgccctTCCGGCGCTTGGCGGGGCGTGCATCATCAGAGgggaggagcgtgcgcagcggccgcgcaatgtcggccgcgcgctgtGCGTTGCCCGAGACGACCAGAATATAGGGCGCGCCTTTCTCCGTCATCCATGGCTTGGCACTCTGCAGATCATCGGgtgtgcgcagcgcatctaCATTAGCATAGCAACGTACATTCACGCAGAAACTCGGCAAGGTGGTCGAGGGTGCGCTCTTTCGTAAAGGCATAggtctcggcgagcgacgtggcCGGCACCTGCATCTCTTgcatctcgagcgcgctcAGCTTGGGGTAGgtcttgcgctgctgcgcaacgaGGAAATCGGCCTGGCGGTCTGACGGCTGCTGTGCCACCGACTGTCCGGCCTGCACTTCGTCACGGTACGCGGCGGCTTTCTGGGTGAGCCGTGCGACGTACCTtttgccgcgccgccttgcgcttgcgctttTTCGCCTCGGTCGCATCGCTCTTCGGGGGAGCAGCGGCTTCTTTTTTTACGTCTCCTTCTGCATCCGAgcccgcctcgtcgcccgagTAGGCGACGAGGTTGTCGTCCAGCAGCAGTCCGTCGTCCAGCTCGTCCGCCATGGCGAAAAAGGAGGACGCTTAGtcatcgagcgcgtcgcgccgtcgccgcgtcTGCCACGATGGTCAAGCGGAGTGTGACGAGCAAGTTCCCGATCGCGCGCATCAAGCGCATCAtgcaggccgacgaggacgtcggcaaggtcgcgcaggcgactCCGGTCGTGATTTGTGCGTGGATTATGCTGACGCAGCCAAAGCGCTCGAGTTGTTTATGCAGGATATTGTCGCGTGCTCGGTCGAGCACACGCGCAAGAGCGGCGGCAAACGCGTCGCACCGTACCACTTGTATGTCGTGGAGCTAAGACAGGAAACGCGCGACAGAGACCAACGAGACCTTTGACTTCCTCAAGGATATTGTCGAAAAGGTCCCGGATCCCCTCGAgtcaggcggcgcacgcggcggaaagcgccgcaaggtcACCAAGGCAGAGCCGGTCGCGTCAGAGTCTACCGAGGCTCCCGAAGCATCCGAGGCATCCGAACCGGCCGCCAAGACCGAGGAGAACGCACCCGCGCCGGAGGCCGCACAGCCGGCCGACGATGCCAAGGCGCCAGTCAAGGCAGAGCCCGCAGAGACggccgaggacgaagagTAGATATCCTATCGCTTGATTTATGTACTAGGTAGCATTGCAGCGCACGTTAATCCTTGCTTCCGCACGCCGACCTTCCCTCCCCATCCTCCATCGCGtggccggcggcgtcgcccgaTGGGCGTATCGGGTGCTTTCAAATGCTGACACGTACCGGATATTCTCGTGGCGATCACTGGGGCTTTTTTTTTTTCCCGCTCGAGCGGTTTTCCTCCTGTGCGCCCCCACCATCTCTTGAGGACGGTGGCTGCGGAAACTTCCCTACAGCGTCAGGTGCAGATACAGCTGCAAGCGACTGAAGTGGTGGAACGGATCTGAGTCACTTGGGACGAGAACGGGACCTGCATCACTTCCATGTCTGGTGTGGACCCAACTACGGCTGGGGCTTCGCCCTC
The Malassezia japonica chromosome 2, complete sequence genome window above contains:
- the SMT3 gene encoding SUMO protein smt3 (COG:O; EggNog:ENOG503P5B7); translation: MADEQPVPKPEAAEQLNIKVKDADGNEVFFKVKRTTKLSKLKRAYAERMGKPENSVRFIFDGQRIGDEDTADSLDMNDQDEIDAMIEQLGGW
- the ESF2_2 gene encoding RNA-binding ATPase activator esf2 (COG:D; COG:K; EggNog:ENOG503NZ3E) → MPRPNPAPVRDARFDMSKWAESDKGKAAKRVRVGEKKEGRKGEGRRAVPVEEEEEEEKEEDDREDEEEDEEDGGEEDEDEDEDDEDKDEQGEDEQDEGQEVEDDDDSANANDDDANDRQRTLDEIESNTHQPVLTAESLESYAKKQQKRGIVYVSRIPPGMTPAKVRHIFSQFGEVGRIYLQPKDKEKEKKRKRGTTHFSEGWIEYLSKRVARTAAEMMNAQPIGSLAGSAHSSRKSQTGSRVANRWKDDVWTMKYLKGFRWPMLIEQMSHERAAHAARLRMELAQSAHEQRDYLRKVERSRIQREKEERRVQRGLPQEPAQDTFTFQQRAPVYHDVRDQRARQRAPKQADPAMDQVLDQIL
- the DPH3 gene encoding Diphthamide biosynthesis protein 3 (EggNog:ENOG503P6N3; COG:S), whose product is MGLSYYDEIELEDMEFDEAKQVFHYPCPCGDRFEITPAQLRDEEDIARCPSCTLIIRIIYDPLDLE
- a CDS encoding uncharacterized protein (EggNog:ENOG503P0PJ; COG:S); this translates as MAWIAANQDTDFGGSPEVSQPSPQFDQDRPLPRLPKGASQDAIAQRAEGERDPTSRVMRVPADDAPQRAPAAAAASTAPSSTAPAQDRPVRVLEAPHIDPVTLYGYTGVAWEHPMDVEEALPVVARILAQIRVHGYDAPLLLSSMAVDLSAAGSTKLVRALLATYGAADEADPTAAQAFAEELQFASVYNLVALLKWVLARIGCVVAERPAPEDAVHATPLTDLVLLQEHGFVPWSAYAAWRERERRENYQPQAYAQLTQALEAPVARLLELLLDFFATVATHSRHNGMTPSKIARIFGALFFGLPEDAPFHETYAQFVRASNATEHILLAFMRFHASMARSPELLPRRLLKHIRDYPRLLASNVESSSAFVRTIPVTPVTRQVREYARDLVHDTVQWPSPALLSALDGGVSDAPIDLAERTRKLLNVGATRRVRRPRQAPREEAFSTFATQRWSEFTYDGFDELDTSRLSFDLREQDRRSRMERVQSMHWYQFEEQGFEPSNADETRWDWVMRFDEELHDEAKRAPHVVEMQAQKLPRNDSHVFGGESLAFPYSTESQAGAPMAVDEMFPEVWADYLIGNGWSNRDEGVHRRANFAVVQICRTPGVHADDSLANMSLPMPSAADDTANSIPGEHTSPGAWFVVEEFVPDAYRAELDTRGRTYRHSLPMLRKLNQFRMVRAGLAPSSTVAVVHRAPQGAHATQDTPRAQAYVPEPRTQAYVPEPRTQAYAPEPRTQAYAQEQRTTQAVAPEERTTQASHEPGTHPSHEPPGGVAPGTSGEQTRAAAVPVQPQVVLTPAPPADAANDAYETYEAYEQASRPETAHDAYDAYEQASRPETAHGTHGAEESTSHPVIGLWQAEPEPSRVEKEQPERAVEPVPAAALERAAAPVPKPAATTAVRIAEPEPEPEQAPNSTDPSRLKEHLPEAHAPSKPHRTRAGLASLIPRRHDEHDEAAPRAKDSKRSLRTMFTAPFVPPRPASPEGRSPKPWSPLLQSLPHTTFGKAPRTSTQQSRNTSQGDHAEGRTGIVQPRPEPAAVSPVMPQGVETARPSPAQPAQATQSTQATQPASPQEPTSPRAGAGLLGNLRNRGSNWILKGKQSVRGLRSPRSPHSPPAAFDENFGRPTQPNPTHVTPVHGVDPRTGLGGLGGAAVGAVGAAGAGAAATAGAAGTGVAHGADKAREGLTGGNKAAGTSPSLEAWERTPTLPESGRPASRGSPQAFTPKSPALSARRASGAASPAGSTYSKVNRVPPPKLPPQAETSLASEAPLDTTHDTSVRASSPPALPSGPTGGSPIFLGPWAGGEDVSASLASITAYSPALSHISPDPESRRATVYMDTHMSPSSVASSQFSGPVSNFARPTSARASPWRNSAPLPETSPIVAPSSTQGQTRTSPAVPSTVFAQESPALVSKMQPGDSPALHAKALPSESPAIPGAMPQTVLPETATPAAKSPASVSSAQAQTVLPPATVPETPAPSAKPPSIRSAAEPVAAPDAPASKAESAEPRMPALPKGLAPLGFMGPPVGSTPSYITSTGRPSSVSSQTGASPVVSRSAGTSPAVGTSPAVGTSPFSTSTAMGTPVSATPAVGAPAVGASPAVGASPAVGASPAVGASPAVGASPAVGTSPAVGTSAVGTSPAVGASPANGQAPFTSFNTPVAPAGSATSSPPTNEPTYPTPSFPRRSPRKESQATFKIPTSTSRDGPAPALAGFTDATGASGTWTMPWAQPIRATPPNSGRWPEADIPAMIPEESMELPSSSSHPPEEPIPARAADDAADVSNVSMYVEAATTSFEAPAPAYESILDDSPVPAPAPSLGPAHWRRSRILEDIDLRDLPSGRPSTVPSAEPATKDEPTVPKTALAGSTPHANLDQYTPKDASTAPSVPKSTDEPTDSVLADRYAPKASDAEPADRYMPKESDFDPATRYAPQATADAVPAPKIEPPFVPADHFAPKDDSAVFVPADRYAPSAAPSAPTAETKPWQTAALREPSSVQQSELPQEDDDEMDPDEEAFFRAGLALETMPYNNESADVSYAPTSGYVSVPDTSASIDDVSRASALALDASSPPLVQAPFPGSNMPLAGFTPSASMANLPVSSSVSRMRTQPSMAWLSSQGSETLLAPRAKDEEPDVPRSSSRVFASRTEEDGAPSLGPAREPSIKTISSRSSQHIVSRSSSNGSEQRTSWEPLSVRTRPSVATSPAEALAEQAEPAQDKSAPTSANPFTSPTHTKARSPLTAANPWATSTTALAGFTPSASMSKMAEKSTTSASEAPATASQVPAAESKDEVRSQPVGAVHEPSKPSKPVATSTPVRNAAQDDEWDDDELPPPRPRAMPKSSSVVRIVNKDASESPATSFVSGAEDVSTSKSAPSKRTSQQSVPSASVEEVEDEESHLPDLPGEFPSK
- the cms1 gene encoding Protein cms1 (COG:S; BUSCO:EOG09264KTU; EggNog:ENOG503P1I7), producing MADELDDGLLLDDNLVAYSGDEAGSDAEGDVKKEAAAPPKSDATEAKKRKRKAARQKKAAAYRDEVQAGQSVAQQPSDRQADFLVAQQRKTYPKLSALEMQEMQVPATSLAETYAFTKERTLDHLAEFLREYALRTPDDLQSAKPWMTEKGAPYILVVSGNAQRAADIARPLRTLLPSDDARPAKRRKGASDDKGGAGVAKLFARHFKVDEQVAHLAEHPAPLAVGTPHRIQQLLERSALRTEHLAAVVVDHSWTDAKMRTIFDTPETHDALVALLSEGALRDAFRRKEPCKLVLY
- a CDS encoding uncharacterized protein (COG:K; EggNog:ENOG503P5D9) — its product is MVKRSVTSKFPIARIKRIMQADEDVGKVAQATPVVISKALELFMQDIVACSVEHTRKSGGKRVAPYHLKRATETNETFDFLKDIVEKVPDPLESGGARGGKRRKVTKAEPVASESTEAPEASEASEPAAKTEENAPAPEAAQPADDAKAPVKAEPAETAEDEE